Sequence from the Thermococcus nautili genome:
CATCAGCAAAACTATCTCTCTCTGTTTTCAATCATTTATCTCCAAGTTAGAAAGTGAGGTACTTATCCCTATTGAGGTTATAGTTCTCGGAGGAGATACTATTATAATTGAGGTGAATGAGAGAGAAATAACAACTGCAATAAATGTTATCATTAAACACTTCTCAAACTGTCCGTTTTCAGTGTCTATTGGTATTGGGGCATCTCTCCGAGAGGCATACCTAGCATTAAAATTTGCAAAGGCAACGGGAAAAAACAAGATTGTAATACACAAAGACAGCAAGTTTAAAATATTAGCTGAAAATATCACAAACCATGATTGAACTCCTCCGCGTTCCCTCGTTGCTGACGGTTCAGGACTCCGGTCGGAAAGGATATAGAAAGCTCGGCGTTCCCGTTTCGGGCTACATGGACGATTACTCCGCGAAGATAGCAAACTACATCGTCGGAAACCCCGGCGATGCCTCGCTTTTGGAGTTCCTCCTGAGCGGGCCAGCGATGCGGTTCAACGCCTCTGTAGTCTTCGCCATTGCCGGAGACGTTGATGTCAGACTCAACGGCGTTCCCATCGAGCCATGGACAAGCCATTGGGCGAAAAGGGGAGACGTTCTCGAAGTCGGGACGCTGAGGAGCGGTCTCTATGGCTATATTGCCTTTGCCGGGGGGATAAAGTGCGAGAAGCTCTTGGGCAGTTGCTCGACCTACGCCAAAGCGGGTCTTGGAAGGCCACTAAAGGCCGGCGATAAACTAACCCTCGACTACGCGATACTGACTGGCAAAGAGGGGCGCAGACTTCCTGAGGGGCTGAGACCGGACTACTCGGCTGAGGAGATAAAGGTAGGAGTCGTCCTCGGCCCGGATTTGGAGCACTTTACCGAGAAGGGAATTGAAACGTTCCTCAGTGAGGCCTACACCGTAACGCCGGAATCGGACAGGATGGGCTACCGCCTCGACGGAAAAGAGATAGAGCACTCCGAGAAGGGAGCGGGGATAGTCACTGGCCCGCTCGTCCCCGGAACGGTTCAGGTTCCGGCCAACGGAAAGCCAATCGTGATGATGCGCGACGCTCAAACCACCGGCGGTTACGCGAGGATTGGCGTCGTTGAGAGTGCACATCTGCACCGGCTCGCCCAGCTGAGGCCCGGTTTTAAGGTGCACTTTAGGGAGACGAGCGTCGAAGATGCCAGAAACGAGCTCCTGAAGAAGGAGAAAACGCTTGAGGCGATAAGGCTTTTCCTTGACGGGAGAATGAGGGCCTACAGAATAAAAACCGAAAAAGCGGAGACGATAGCATTCGCGGGGGAGTAATCACTCCTTCTTGCGCATTACCTTGGCAATCTTGTAGGTCTTTCCGTCGCACTCGATTTCTCCCGTTATCTCAATGATTTTCACGTGGTCGCCTTCAAAGAGGCCCTCCGGCTTGAAGAGGTCCCTCTTCTTGGGGTCACTGCACTCCTCGAACTTCAGCTGGATTATCGAGCCGACTATGGCCAACCTTGGCTCTATCGCCACCTCGACGCTCGGCTCGACGACTTCAACAACCCTAACCTTGCCCTCGTGCAGTGGACAGGAGTGCGACGGCATGCTCCTCACGCGCAGAATCTTGTACCTCCTGCCCGGTTCAAGGTTTCCGACGCAGACTCCAGCCAGCTTGCAGGTTTTGCACGGCTCGGCCGGTCCGTAGAATATGAACTCAACACCCGGTTTCGCAAGCTTTTCACCGACTAACGTGATTATGGCCATTCCAAACACCTCCTGAAGTTGTGAGAGATGATAGTCAGATAACTCCGGTGATTTTAGCGGCTTTCTCGGCCGCTTCGCGGGTGAGGCCGTCCTTTCCAAGGATTGTGTAGCGCTCGGGCCTTATCGTGTGGGCGATAGTTAGGGCCTCGATTATAATTTCCGGCTCGATTCCGAGCTCGTATGCTGTAGTTGGTGCCCCAACCCTCTTTAAGGTTTCCCTAACGCGCTCCCACTTCATGCCGTGAAGGTAGGCCATTATAATCGTCCCGAGTCCCGTCTGCTCGCCGTGCAGAGCGGGTTTGTCGAGGAGCATGTCAAGGGCGTGGCTGAAGAGGTGCTCCGCACCGCTCGCGGGTCTTGAAGAGCCGGCTATGCTCATCGCGACGCCCGTGGAGATTAGGGCCTTTATAACTTTCCTAACGCTCTCCTCGTTGCCGAGCCGTATTATGTCGGCGTTCCTCATGACCATCTTGGCGCTCATTAGACTGAGCGAGGCCGCATACTCGCTGTAGTACTCTCCCCGAATCCTGTGGGCCAACTGCCAGTCCTTTACGGCCGTCAGGTTGCTTATCGTATCGCCAACCCCCGCCGCGAGGTAGCGGTAGGGTGCGGTTTTGATGACCTTGACGTCCGCTATGACCGCTATCGGCGGGACGGCCTTGACTGAAGTTTTAGCACCCAAATCTCTTATCGAGGCGTTGGCGCTCGCTATGCCGTCGTGGGAGGCCGTAGTTGGGAAGCTGATGAAGGGAACGCCCGTTTTGAAGGAGGCGAGCTTGGCGACGTCTATTATGCTTCCCCCTCCCACCGCTATGACCCAGTCGGCGCTCTCGTCCTTTATCAGGTCTATCGTCCTCTCAACTTCCTCCATCGTCGCGCCCTTTCTGACGGTGAGCGAAACAACTTCGTACTCGGATTTAAGGCTATCCTCAACATCTTTACCCGCTATCCCCTTCGTTCTCGGCCCGTAGAGTATGAGGGCCTTCTCGCCGAGGCCCAGCCGTCTCGCAACGTTCACAACTTCCCCTTTAAGGTCCTCGCCCAGCAAAACCTCGCGGGGAAGCTGCATCAGGTGAAGTCCCTTCATTCTCCCACCCCTAACCTCTCGGAAGGAAAAGCTTTAAGGCTATCGGAACAACCGTCTATGGCGACCTTAAAAAGTCCAGAGACTTCCTGAGTCCCTTTGGAGACCCAGCGTGGCTTGCTCAAGGGTTCAATTTTGGTCTTCCACATAAGGAAATATTTAAATAATATTTCCTCCCATAAAAGACCATGATTGACAAAGATTTAACCCTCCAGTACCTGGCGGACTTCCAAGAGAAAAAGCTCCCAGAAACCGTCGAGCGCGAATTGAGAGTTCCCCTAAAGAGCGGGCAAATCATAACCCTAATCGGGCCGCGGCGGAGCGGAAAAACCTTCTACTTCTACCAGCTCATTAAAGAACTCCCGCGCGAGGACGTTCTCTACATAGACTTCGAGCATCCCATCTTCGAGGGATTTGAGTCAAGGGACATCATGGACGTCCTTAAACTCCATCGTGAGGCCTTTGGCGAGCCGGCTTACGTCTTTCTCGACGAGGTTCAGGCTGTCAAGGGCTGGGAGCGAATGGTCAGGTATCTCCACGACGAGGGGTATTCAGTTTTCGTAACCGGCTCCTCCTCAAAGCTCCTCTCCATGGAGATAGCCTCAAGGCTGAGGGGAAGAACGCTGACCTACACGATGCTCCCCTTCTCGTTTCGGGAGTTCCTGAGGGCGAGGGAATACCGTGTGAGACGACCCCTGAGCTCAAAGCGGGAAGCTGAGCTTAAGGCCCTGCTCAGAGAGTACCTCGAGTGGGGGGGCTTTCCAAGGGTCGTCCTTGAGGATAACGAGATGATTAGGGAGAAGCTCCTCGAAGAGTACCTCGACATGGTTCTCTACAAGGACGTCGTGGAGCGCTACGGCGTTAGAAACCTCCACGTGATGAAGCTCCTCCTCCGCTCGCTGATGCGTTCCTTCGCCAAGGAGTTCAGCGTTCACGCCTTCTACAATGCCCTCAAGTCCCAGGGGATAAAGGTCAGCAAGGGAGTCCTCTACGAGTACCTCAGCTATCTTGAGGATTCAATGAGCGTCTTCCTGGTGAAGAAGTTCAGCTACTCCCTAAAAACCTCGGAGCTTTCGATTCCAAAGGTTTACCCAGTTGACGCCGGCTTTCCACGGCTTTTCTCATTTACACCCGACACGGGCAGGCTCATGGAGCTCGCGGTGTTCCTTGAGCTGAAGAGACGGGAAGTGGAGGTTTACCACTACAAGAACCGGGGGGAGGTTGACTTCGTGGTAGCTAAGAGAGGCCAGCCCGTCGAGCTGATTCAGGTCACGTACGCGCTGGACTCTGGAGACGTAAGGCCGAGGGAAGTCGAGGCCCTGAAGTCCGCCGGCAGAAAGCTGGGCGTGGAGAGCCTAACGGTGATAACGTGGGACTACAGAGACGAGAAAGATGGAATCCGCTTCGTTCCGCTCTGGTGCTTCCTCACGGAAAAGCTTTAAGGCCATCGGAACAACCGTCTATGGTGGTCGAATGGGACTCTACGAGTTTTTTTACCGCTATTTCGTTGAACCCATAAAGTACAATCAGGGTTACAACGTCGTGAACACCCTCGTTTACGCCTTAATCCTCGGCGTCGCCGTTCTGCTCCTGTATAAGATGCTCAAGAGGATGAGGGTAAAGGTGGACGAGCGCTTCTTCGTGGCTCTCATGCCCTACATAATCCTCGGCCCGCTGATGAGGAGCATGACCGACATAGGCCTGCTCCCGAGGACATACTTAACAGTCAGCCCCGGTGGTTACTTCGTCATAGCGGGCTTCGCGATAGCGTCCCTCTTCGCCGTCTGGAGACATCTCGGGCCGGACGACAGGCTCTACCCCATATATCGCGACTTTGGGTGGGTTCTCGTCGCGGGCCTGCTCTTCATAATGGTAATTAACTGGGACAGGGTGTCCGTCAGATGGGACTACTTCAAGTACTTCCTCCCAAGCCTTCTCGTTGCGGAATCCTTCATCTGGCTCCTCTCAAGGAAGTTCGAGCTCGTGAGAAACAACAAGATACTATTCTACACCCACTTCTATGACGCGACGACCACCTTCGTTGGAATCCAGTTCTTCGGCTTCTGGGAACAGCACGTTCTCGCGAGGACGCTGATGAACCTGTTTGGAACGCCTGCCGTCATGTACCTTGAGAAGCTGGTTATAATCACGCTCGTGATTTACGTTCTCGACAGGCTGATGACCGATGAGGACCCCGAGCTTATAAACTTCGTCAAGCTGACGGTCTTCATCCTCGGATTCGGCCCGGGAACGAGGAACCTGCTCATAACGTTATTGAGGTGATTCGTATGGAGTTCGCCTGGAACGAGATTGCACTCAACATGGCAAAGGATTTGGAGAAAACGATAATGCCCCTCTTCGGCACGAAGAAGGCCGGTGAAAACGTTGGAACGAACGTGAGCGGTGACGTGACGAAATACGTTGACAAGGTCGCGGAGGACCTGATTATAAGGCACCTCAAACCGCTCGGCGTCAACATAGTGAGCGAGGAAGTTGGGGAGATAGATGTCGGGAGCGACTACACAGTTGTCGTTGACCCCCTCGACGGCTCCTATAACTTCTCGATGGGAATCCCGATATTCGCCTTCAGCTTCGCCGTCTTCAGGAGGAAGGAACCAGTTTACGGGGCAATCTACGAGTTCTTCCCGAAGGCCTTCTACGAGGCGATTCCGGGTGAGGGGGCTTACCTCAACGGAAGGCGGATTCACGTCAACGAGCCCGAGCCGGGGAAGGAGGCGATAAGCTTCTACACGCGCGGAAGATGCCTCGGACTCGTGAAGAGGGTTAAACGGGTCCGCGTTCTCGGAGCGATAGCGGTAGAGATGGCTTACACCGCCAAGGGCTCGCTCGACGGGGTCTTTGACATAAGGAACTACGTGAGGCCGACGGACATAGCGGCCGGAGTTATGCTCGTCAGGGAAGCCGGTGGACTGGTGACCGATGAGAATGGAAAGCCCCTTGAGTTCGAGCTGAAGGCTGAGGTGAACACCAACGTTATCGCAGTCGCGAACGAGAGAATACTCAAAATAATCCTGGAGGAGCTGGAGAATGAGCCTTGAGCGCTACTTCAATCGCTACGGGAAGGCAACCTTCACGCTCTTTCTCATAAACGTCGCCGTCTATGTGGTTGAGGCCATCCTGAGCAGGAACCCGATAAGCATCAGCGGGAACGTCTTAGCGACCCTCGGCCAGTGGAACTACGCTGTTCTGCACCTCGGGGCCTGGTGGCAACCCTTCACGGCGATGTTCGTCCACGTGAACATAATCCACATCTTCTTCAACACCTACTTCCTCCTCGTCATGGGAAGCCAGCTTGAGAGAATACTCGGGCCCAAGCGGGTCGCCATGATTTACATAGTCTCAGGCTTAGCCGGAAACCTCCTGACGCTGTTCCTCATGCCCCCCAACGTCGTCAGTGCGGGCGCGAGCGGGGCGCTCTTCGGTATCGCGGGGGCGTTGATAACAATCACCGGCGTCGTCGGAGGGAACATGCAGGGGGCCCTTATGAACGCCTTCGTGCTGTTCCTAATCAACAGCTTCCTGCCGAGGGTTAACGCCTACGCCCACCTCGGCGGACTTCTCGCCGGAATCCTCATAGGCTACTACTACGGCAAGGCCATAAAGAGGAAGCTAACGTGGGCCTACGCGTACGACTACTATTAGCGAAAGATTTAAAAACGCCCGCCGGAAGGTATAGGTCGAGCGCTCGGGCAGTGCCGGGGTAGCTTAGCCTGGTCAGAGCGCTCGGCTCATAGGGCCGCTCCCCCTCGGGGGAGCCTGAGAAACCGAGAGGTCCGGGGTTCAAAGCCCCGCCCCGGCACCACAGAAACTTTGCTGGGCAAAGTTTCATCAAAGTTAGTAGCTCCTTTTGGAAAGTGATATTTCGGGTGATTTTTTTCTTCAGTTGGCCGTTTTGAGTGTGAGAACTTCTCGAATTGCTCTTTTACTGCGGGTTTACCTTTAAATCGACGCCCGAAGGGCGTCAGAGAAGAATAAACCCTTTTGGAGATTGTTGTTTTGGTTGGTTCTCTCTTGTAAGGCTCGATTTTCCCAATAAAATCCCCCCTTCCCTTGAGCCCTTGAG
This genomic interval carries:
- a CDS encoding mCpol domain-containing protein, producing the protein MTYISIDGDNIGALLEKFILQNKKEDLKNISKTISLCFQSFISKLESEVLIPIEVIVLGGDTIIIEVNEREITTAINVIIKHFSNCPFSVSIGIGASLREAYLALKFAKATGKNKIVIHKDSKFKILAENITNHD
- a CDS encoding 5-oxoprolinase subunit C family protein, yielding MIELLRVPSLLTVQDSGRKGYRKLGVPVSGYMDDYSAKIANYIVGNPGDASLLEFLLSGPAMRFNASVVFAIAGDVDVRLNGVPIEPWTSHWAKRGDVLEVGTLRSGLYGYIAFAGGIKCEKLLGSCSTYAKAGLGRPLKAGDKLTLDYAILTGKEGRRLPEGLRPDYSAEEIKVGVVLGPDLEHFTEKGIETFLSEAYTVTPESDRMGYRLDGKEIEHSEKGAGIVTGPLVPGTVQVPANGKPIVMMRDAQTTGGYARIGVVESAHLHRLAQLRPGFKVHFRETSVEDARNELLKKEKTLEAIRLFLDGRMRAYRIKTEKAETIAFAGE
- a CDS encoding UPF0179 family protein, with product MAIITLVGEKLAKPGVEFIFYGPAEPCKTCKLAGVCVGNLEPGRRYKILRVRSMPSHSCPLHEGKVRVVEVVEPSVEVAIEPRLAIVGSIIQLKFEECSDPKKRDLFKPEGLFEGDHVKIIEITGEIECDGKTYKIAKVMRKKE
- a CDS encoding NAD(P)-dependent glycerol-1-phosphate dehydrogenase, which codes for MKGLHLMQLPREVLLGEDLKGEVVNVARRLGLGEKALILYGPRTKGIAGKDVEDSLKSEYEVVSLTVRKGATMEEVERTIDLIKDESADWVIAVGGGSIIDVAKLASFKTGVPFISFPTTASHDGIASANASIRDLGAKTSVKAVPPIAVIADVKVIKTAPYRYLAAGVGDTISNLTAVKDWQLAHRIRGEYYSEYAASLSLMSAKMVMRNADIIRLGNEESVRKVIKALISTGVAMSIAGSSRPASGAEHLFSHALDMLLDKPALHGEQTGLGTIIMAYLHGMKWERVRETLKRVGAPTTAYELGIEPEIIIEALTIAHTIRPERYTILGKDGLTREAAEKAAKITGVI
- a CDS encoding ATP-binding protein is translated as MIDKDLTLQYLADFQEKKLPETVERELRVPLKSGQIITLIGPRRSGKTFYFYQLIKELPREDVLYIDFEHPIFEGFESRDIMDVLKLHREAFGEPAYVFLDEVQAVKGWERMVRYLHDEGYSVFVTGSSSKLLSMEIASRLRGRTLTYTMLPFSFREFLRAREYRVRRPLSSKREAELKALLREYLEWGGFPRVVLEDNEMIREKLLEEYLDMVLYKDVVERYGVRNLHVMKLLLRSLMRSFAKEFSVHAFYNALKSQGIKVSKGVLYEYLSYLEDSMSVFLVKKFSYSLKTSELSIPKVYPVDAGFPRLFSFTPDTGRLMELAVFLELKRREVEVYHYKNRGEVDFVVAKRGQPVELIQVTYALDSGDVRPREVEALKSAGRKLGVESLTVITWDYRDEKDGIRFVPLWCFLTEKL
- a CDS encoding DUF63 family protein, which codes for MGLYEFFYRYFVEPIKYNQGYNVVNTLVYALILGVAVLLLYKMLKRMRVKVDERFFVALMPYIILGPLMRSMTDIGLLPRTYLTVSPGGYFVIAGFAIASLFAVWRHLGPDDRLYPIYRDFGWVLVAGLLFIMVINWDRVSVRWDYFKYFLPSLLVAESFIWLLSRKFELVRNNKILFYTHFYDATTTFVGIQFFGFWEQHVLARTLMNLFGTPAVMYLEKLVIITLVIYVLDRLMTDEDPELINFVKLTVFILGFGPGTRNLLITLLR
- a CDS encoding bifunctional fructose-bisphosphatase/inositol-phosphate phosphatase is translated as MEFAWNEIALNMAKDLEKTIMPLFGTKKAGENVGTNVSGDVTKYVDKVAEDLIIRHLKPLGVNIVSEEVGEIDVGSDYTVVVDPLDGSYNFSMGIPIFAFSFAVFRRKEPVYGAIYEFFPKAFYEAIPGEGAYLNGRRIHVNEPEPGKEAISFYTRGRCLGLVKRVKRVRVLGAIAVEMAYTAKGSLDGVFDIRNYVRPTDIAAGVMLVREAGGLVTDENGKPLEFELKAEVNTNVIAVANERILKIILEELENEP
- a CDS encoding rhomboid family intramembrane serine protease; the encoded protein is MSLERYFNRYGKATFTLFLINVAVYVVEAILSRNPISISGNVLATLGQWNYAVLHLGAWWQPFTAMFVHVNIIHIFFNTYFLLVMGSQLERILGPKRVAMIYIVSGLAGNLLTLFLMPPNVVSAGASGALFGIAGALITITGVVGGNMQGALMNAFVLFLINSFLPRVNAYAHLGGLLAGILIGYYYGKAIKRKLTWAYAYDYY